The following nucleotide sequence is from Zea mays cultivar B73 chromosome 1, Zm-B73-REFERENCE-NAM-5.0, whole genome shotgun sequence.
CGACGCGACTAGGGCAACTAGAACTCTGATTGTTCGACTAATCACGATAAAACGGTGATTAGTCGTCCGACTAGGAGTCCAACCGACTAGTTGTTGATAAAGTTTTTTTCCTCGAACGCTTTTGTTGATAAAGTTGTTGATAAAAACTATTTTTTAAGGGGTTGTTGATAAAGCTGTTGGTGCAACTGAGCATCTAAGGGGTAGAAATCTCCCTAgagctgctgctggggttgttaaCCAAACATACACTAGAACAAGGAAGTGtgttgttcctcttcctccacaATCTGGCGAATATGATTCTGATGAAGAAATGCAAGAACAAGGAGTAGCACTTGctgctgcatccactgaagatccaACTGAAGATAGAGGAAGCTTTTTTTTAGATCCAACTGAAGATAGAGGAAGCTTTTTTTTTGAAACGCAATGGCAGGAGCTCTGCCTTTCACAATCTGGTGAATATGATTCTGATGAAGAAATGCAAGAACAAGGAGTAGCACTTGctgctgcatccactgaagatccaACTGAAGATGGAGGAAGCTTTTTTTTTGAAACGCAGTGGCAGGAGCTCTGCCTTTCAATTAAGATAGGGAAGAGTTTATGTACATgcttaaattaaaaaaacacccTCGGGACAGAGTTCCGGCAAGCACAAAGGTGCAAAAAACCAAAATAACACTTATGATTCTACATTTCCCAAATTAAGGCCCTTCTTTGTTGCTCGATGTCCTCTTTCGCTCTAGAGGCCACTTGTGCTGCCGTTTCAAACGCGCCGGTGAAGATCCTTTTGTTCCGTTCTTTCCGAATGTTCCAAATAGTGTAAATCAATACCCCATTGAATCACCTCCTCTCACTTTTCGGAATCTTGGTTTGGGATGCCTCCCACCACCGGATCAGCTTGCTAGGTTCTTTAGACGGAAAGATTAGATTTTCGTCGAAATGCGCCCAAGCAAGGGTGAGTCTCCAAACCAATTTGGCAAAAGGGCAAAGCAATGCCAAATGGATACATGTCTCCAGTGGCCCATTACATAGAGCGCAGTGATCTTGGTGAGGCCAACCCCTTTTTTGTAATTTGTCCGTGGTGAGTACTTTCTCCCTTGCCATTGTCCATGCGAAAACCTTGAACTTGTTTTCAGCACGTGCTCTCCAAATTAGGCCTGACTGGAAAGGCTCGAATGAGCCTCTAAACTGGACACGGTATGCTGAGTGAGTGGAGTATGTTCCGTTTGTCGTCCATCTCCAGAGAATGGAGTCCCTCATGCCCGGTGTAAGGTGGGTGTACTGGGTTCTGATCCAAAGGGAGACAAACTCTTGTGATATGCTTGATTAGCACAACAACCTTCTAGTGGCCTGCCTTAATTGTTTTTTTAGTCACAGAACAACATGATGCATTTTAACCTATCATGCTGCTATGGACACACACACATGTGTGTGTATACGcacatatatatgtatatatacataCATGGTCCTAGTATAGGTGGACGACTAGGAGTCGACTAGGTTCGACTAATCACAATTAGTCACCTTATCGCTGCTCAGATGACTTGAATCGACTTGTCGACTTTAAAACATTGACCCATAGAGCAAAATTTAGGTACTTCCCTAGAATCCCACAGTGGCTAGTTGCTCtgtaattttattttattttaactGTACATAAGCTCTTGTTCTCTTTGCTATGTATAATAAATAAGGGTGTGCCCTGTGTTTTCaaatcgtccgactaatcgcgattagtcgcgattagtcgggctAGTCGGTTAGCAGAGCTCGATTAGGCAGCCGACTCGACTAGAGTACCTAATCGCCCTGGTCGTCCGACTAGTCGACGATTAGGGCCGATTAGTCGCTCGAAAAAAACATAGGGTGTGCCCCTCCTGTTTCATTTAAAAAAATGATAAGGCAAATACAGTTCGAAAAACGTTACATTTCATTTGCTGTATAGAATCAATAGGAGTCTGCATCTCCTGTTATGTCTTAAAAACATGGTGGGGCAGTTACGACTTGATAGATGTTACATGTCATTAGGTCAAAAAATGGCATAGTTTTGCACGGTATGGCCAAATTTTAGTGTTAGACCGACAAAAAAATGTACTAAAAAACTGGAGCGCAAACGCAGCATATACCCTTCCCCACACTATGGGGGATAAGCAGTAAGATAAAATGAACTAGGAGATTTTTTTTCTTGGCTTCGTGATAAAAACAAGTGCTAGTTCAGAAAGAAATATAAACTCCAGTATGGCAAATTTACAATTTTAAAACTACTCTTTCACAAAACAAATAAAGAATAAACTGTCAAACAGAATTCGATTCCATAACTGGTGACAAAGAGAACATGGTAGTGTGGTCATTGGATTATTGGACAGCACTTAGATAGTTTGATCGATACCTGAAGCCTCCTTGCATGAGTTCTCAGCTGCTCAACAGCACCAGATCTGAAGGTGTCACATGCTGCAAGTGTAACACTGAGGTTATGCTGAAGAAGCCAATAAGCAACCTGTGAAGTTCCAAATGCAGACAATGAATAAATATCCCAATGaaagtttcttgttttctttttatGGTAGTGGTGTGATGCCTGGAAATGCATACCTTTGCAAGATTGGTGGATTTGCCAACTCCATTCACCCCAACAAAAACAATAACATATGGCCTCCCACGCTCCTTGGCAGCGTGCACGTCCCTCAGTATGTCAATAGAGCGCCTTGGGGTCAAAATACGAAGAAGCGCATCCTCCATAGCTGTCTGCAGGAGTAACCATCAAATGAAGCATATTACCAACCTATAAGATGCTTAGATTTAGATGATATAAGAAGATGAAGATATTTTTTTATGAGAAGATATGCTAAAAACCTGGACTGTTGATGATATTCTAGTGAAAGATCCTAGCTTCTTGCCCTCAAGGCTAGCTGCGACAGATTCGCAAAGCTTCTCTGCAATTTCCTCTGCCTGCATAAGGCTAGCCTTCTTCAGACAGACAGAAAAAGAATATCTATTAAGTATATCAAATGAACACCTACAGAATATACACATACCACGTTCTTTGCCATCAGCCTATCTTTGAGAGCTTTGAGCGCAGGCTGCAGATCAGACTTCTCCAATACATTGTTACCAGAAATACTGAGCACACAAGTGCAATGTATTATATTACAGGATATGCACATAGATTGTAAATCATATACAAGTTAAAAGCATAATGCAATATGTTGAAGAGAAACAAAAGCCAGCATATGAGCTGTTTATTTGGTGCCAGAAGCCAAAAATAATAAGGATGAAAGATTGCAGGTGGGGAAAACACAGCAGCCATCACATAATCTATTGTCATCATCATGATTGAGTCTAGGCTATATATCCTTATCCATATTTACAAGCTACTACATATGATAGAACACTAGACATGGGAGCATGTGTGTGGATTACCTCTGGAACATTGATGAGAACCATCCTTTCTTTTTGGGTCCATCTTCCACCTCTTCGTCCTCGCTGTCGCTGCTCAGATCCTCATCCTTATCCATCATGCTTTCTCCCTCGATGACCGCCACATTGTCTGCCACCTCGTCCCCTCTCTCGTCTGCCGGGTCTGTAAAATCCAGCTTCTTGTTGGAAGGTTTGTCGTCCCACACCCTATCTTGCTTCCCTTTCTTCTTTATGTCAGGTTTGGTCAGCTTCTTGGTTCCATTGTCAGTGGCACCATTCTTCTTGTTGGCCCGTAGCTTCTGTAGTTTACTTACATCGAAGGCCCCTTCATCCTTGGGGGCCCCATTCTCCTTTCCCTTGACAACAACAGTGCGGCCATGAGAAGAATTCTCCTTGCGGACGCCATTCTCTTGGCCCTTGAAGGCACCATTTGCCAGAGTACGGTGGTCCTGGTTGCCATAGCCGTCGCCATCAGAGTCATCCTTGGCACCAGAGCCGCCCTTGTTAGCAGCGCCGCCGCGGGAATCACCGCCGCGGCCCTTGGGACCAGGCTTCTTCTGGGTGAGAGCAGGCTGCGGACGGGACGAGAGGGCCTGCTTGGACTTCTTCATTTCCTCGGTGCGCGCCTCGGCCTCGCGGTGGAGCTGGCGGAAGATGTCCCCAAAGTCATCGTAGGAGGTGCGCTTGGGGTCGTAGATCTGGGAGAACTCCttgcggacggcggcgaggagatCGTCGACGTAGAGGAGGTGGAGTATCTTCTGGTATACGGCGACGAAGACAAGGCCGAGGTCGTTGTGGAAGGTCCACTTGAGGGCGTAATTGTCCTGGGAGAAGCTGGCGTCGGCGGATCGCTCCTCGAGGAGACAGGAGCGGATGAGGGCGTCGATGGGGGAGCCCTTGAGGGCTGCGGCGCCGAGCGCCCGGCAGGACGACCACAGGATGAGGCCGCCCCGGGTGAAGATGAGCAGCTCCTCCAGCATGGTGGCGACCCTACCTCTACCTGCGGATCCGACCGACGAATCATCATCAATTTCATATCATATCGTATATAGCATGAATGGATTTGCCGATCAGGATCTAATCCAATTAGAACGAACCAGTCCCAGTTGTAATTGATAAGGGGGATTGCCCCTGGATCTAGACAGGAGCGCGATCGAGCAGCAACGCCAAGCCTACAGCTACAACGGGGGAATTTGACTGATTCTCCCTACTCTACAGTTGGATATGATACTGATCCGGTCGATCGGGGGTTGGTTCGTAGCGTACCTGGGACGGCGCCTTGTATCCTCGGAGAGGAAGAGGGAAGACGAGAGGAAGATGAATCCCTAGATAGAGAAGCCTTGGGCCCTTGGCGATGGAGTGGACTGGAACCCTATTaatattaataataataataataatatattattattattattttgcgCGTCTAGTATCCGCTTCCTCGAAGGCGGAGGCAAACGCGGCTCGGTCAATGGTCAACAAACCCGTCCATCGGTCCATGTCACCGCATATATAATTCAAACTTTATACTACTTCTATATCTTGCTACCGATTTCTATTTATATTTTTATTGATTATGTAGGTATAAATATAGGTTTGAACCAGCAATTATAGTTTGAATCTAAACCTATACATAATTTTACACTTTTCATCATTTTAAACGAAAGGGAAGGGATTTAAACGAAAGTGAAGGAATAACAACCCTGAAAACTGGAGCTTGTTTACACGTTCTCATAATCTCATTATCACTAGTGGTTAGTCGGTTGGATGCAGTCGGACATCTCGGTGATGAACGGACATATATTTTCGTTCAAAAAAAATGAAAAACAAAAGGACGTGGCCATTGAGGAGCTTGAGCTAAGGCTATGCGCAACGCTGCCCCTTGCAATCCACCTCTCCTTGCATGCCGGCGGTAGGGGGCACCCTACGGCCGCAGCGGTGTCCCCTACAGCGCCCGCTACGTGTCGGCACCATTCTCTCCCCCCAGATCTAGCGTATCAttgttcatcaccctaaacattatgctgtgggtccacgagtaattgttagtagataaaaattgatagttgatatagaaaatgatattttatagttgtagtggggtataggggagtatttagggggaatcgctgtgggagatgaaaaaatagggggaaataaggggaaaagtgatataggggaaaaaatttaggggtaacggttgcggatagcctaagCGGCTATCCGTGTGTGGGACGGTGCCCGTGAGATTTTATTTTCACCACATACGTACCTTTGATGGTGTACGCTGGGTCGCGGGACGGCTGGTGACACACAGAACATCCTCTCTTGTCCCTCCAATTTTAAGAAATAACTGAAAATAACACTGAAATAGTCATGTTCTAACCCTGATTCCAAACTAAACAACCTTATTTAAGAATTCATCCTATCTCATCACGTTGTGTCATTACAACTAAACACACTATAAAAGCATCTAAGagaagggtgaataggtgatccttaaAAAATGCTTCAAACAATAAAAATTTGATATATAAAAGGTGTTAGAGtaaggccatgtttggtttctttagtctaggGACTGAAGTTTAGTCTCTAACATATTTGTTTTTAGGgactaaaaatagtaagaatatactaaatgactcataagaaAACTAAAATGGTATTTAACATTCTCCTGTtattagtacaattgaactaaacgaggggtaaatgtggaattaatatggtttagtcccttttagcacaTATGTGAAGGACTTAAGACTAAATCATTATAGTCCAAATTTTAGTCATAGTGTTTGACAAAAAAAGAGACTAAAtgggactaaaaactagagactaatctttagtccctctaaccaaacaccccctaaactaAAACCAAATTTAaatgagaaaatgagagaaaaacgTATTCTTCGTTTGATTGTTTTTTTAGATGTGTATTAAACTAGGAGCAATATATAAGTGAAGTTTAAGCACTAAGTAAGATAGAAATTGCAATAAAGTAAAATAGACAAAAGACACGACGATTTTCTCATGGTTCGGCCAAAGTCTACACCATATtatggtgacctcctttggtcaatgGTTGCACTCAACCGCTCTCAAGTgacccaaagatcaaacttgagtgtcaCGATATTCTTCCTTATATCTCAACTCatctgtgaggaatctccacaattttatCACAATCAAAATCAGAGTAAGAGAGTGAGTTAGAACACGCAGAACTACACAACGCATCAACAACACGCACAAAAAGCAAAGACAAGAGCGCAACTACAAAACGACATAGTAACAGCCCAGAAATAAGCTCAAATCTCTCTCAAATCATTGAACGGTGTGGTCGCAGAGTCTCGGAGTGTGGTGCTTGGTACCATGAGAGGGCGCCTAGGgcttccttttatagccccaagaggcTTAGAGGTCGTTGCCTTCTTTACAAGTGATCTAAAAAACTTCCATATCTGCGAgatcactggacagtccagtgcgctacTGAAAATCTAGCCAGCAACAGTAGGCTGCTAtcggtgtttggagcccgaccgcacaccaatggttacccctcgcggtgcttttgggtaggacggtgttgttgactatacctcaatggttcgtgcgagatGCACGAGAGATGACATGCGATTTTTTACACGTTCGGGCTGctttgagatgtgtaacaccctacttcctagtgtgaatctttatgtggtgggttacaagggaagTCTCCTATATGGAGAAAAGCTAGTGAGCTGAGTAGATGgtcgatggaaatgatggggtaccccctaggccttatatacttgaccgtggggcactacatgcgtgTATGATGACGATGtgtacctaagtaatagtgaaccgactggagttatcttcctataatcttgcCGACCTATCCCTAGTTTGCTCCGATATTCAAGGTCGCCCTACGCGG
It contains:
- the LOC100191673 gene encoding signal recognition particle receptor homolog 1 isoform X1; the protein is MLEELLIFTRGGLILWSSCRALGAAALKGSPIDALIRSCLLEERSADASFSQDNYALKWTFHNDLGLVFVAVYQKILHLLYVDDLLAAVRKEFSQIYDPKRTSYDDFGDIFRQLHREAEARTEEMKKSKQALSSRPQPALTQKKPGPKGRGGDSRGGAANKGGSGAKDDSDGDGYGNQDHRTLANGAFKGQENGVRKENSSHGRTVVVKGKENGAPKDEGAFDVSKLQKLRANKKNGATDNGTKKLTKPDIKKKGKQDRVWDDKPSNKKLDFTDPADERGDEVADNVAVIEGESMMDKDEDLSSDSEDEEVEDGPKKKGWFSSMFQSISGNNVLEKSDLQPALKALKDRLMAKNVAEEIAEKLCESVAASLEGKKLGSFTRISSTVQTAMEDALLRILTPRRSIDILRDVHAAKERGRPYVIVFVGVNGVGKSTNLAKVAYWLLQHNLSVTLAACDTFRSGAVEQLRTHARRLQIPIFEKGYEKDPAVVAREAIQEATRNKSDVVLVDTAGRMQDNEPLMRALSKLINLNSPDLVLFVGEALVGNDAVDQLTKFNQKLADLSAVPTARLIDGILLTKFDTIDDKVGAALSMVYISGAPVMFVGCGQSYTDLKKLNVKSIVKTLLK